Proteins from a genomic interval of Immundisolibacter sp.:
- the sdhD gene encoding succinate dehydrogenase, hydrophobic membrane anchor protein, with amino-acid sequence MAQFRSPRALARGHGAAGSGTSAFFWERMTAAALVVLGAVLLVQLLCLSAGGVSLQEARAWLAAPTTGSLVLVFFLLAMVNAYLCSRVVIEDYLHTAAHSLLALVGLLVLVVGLGALAAVSVLRVMFGQ; translated from the coding sequence ATGGCGCAGTTTCGTTCGCCTCGTGCCCTGGCACGCGGCCATGGCGCGGCCGGTAGCGGCACCAGCGCGTTTTTCTGGGAGCGCATGACGGCGGCGGCACTGGTGGTGCTCGGCGCCGTGCTGCTGGTGCAGCTGCTGTGCCTGAGCGCGGGCGGGGTTTCGCTGCAGGAGGCGCGCGCGTGGTTGGCCGCACCGACGACTGGCAGCCTGGTGCTGGTGTTTTTTTTGTTGGCAATGGTCAACGCCTATCTGTGCAGCCGGGTCGTGATCGAGGATTACCTGCACACCGCCGCACACAGCCTGCTGGCGCTGGTCGGTCTGCTGGTACTGGTGGTCGGACTCGGTGCCTTGGCGGCGGTGTCGGTGCTGCGTGTGATGTTCGGACAGTGA